The Procambarus clarkii isolate CNS0578487 chromosome 64, FALCON_Pclarkii_2.0, whole genome shotgun sequence genome includes a window with the following:
- the LOC138354789 gene encoding uncharacterized protein, producing MSTAGKVKVTSTVMKGHLSRQINKCEDLYTQTPVNHVELEGHHKVTERKFEQVGSQIQKYQGVLTDTAVDEATIEAVVQEHSGYEDAIQIKIQQFSNKIMHCKATTNITATASKNPTQPNVKLPSISLPTFSGTVDENWDNFWNKFVDSVDTNANIAKTTKFTYIQAILKGEALKVVCNLTLSDDGYDKEYSSLKKIMLNQNEVSDF from the coding sequence ATGTCTACTGCAGGAAAAGTGAAAGTGACCTCCACAGTTATGAAAGGCCATTTATCCAGACAGATCAATAAATGCGAGGATTTATACACACAAACTCCAGTTAATCATGTTGAACTTGAGGGTCATCATAAGGTTACCGAGAGAAAATTTGAACAAGTAGGAAGCCAAATACAGAAATATCAGGGTGTTCTTACTGACACTGCAGTAGATGAAGCAACAATAGAGGCTGTCGTGCAAGAACATTCAGGTTATGAAGATGCCATTCAAATCAAGATACAACAATTTAGTAATAAAATAATGCATTGCAaggcaacaacaaacattacagccACAGCTTCCAAAAATCCGACACAACCAAACGTCAAACTACCATCAATTAGTCTTCCTACTTTCTCTGGAACAGTGGATGAAAATTGGGATaacttctggaacaaatttgttgACTCAGTAGATACTAATGCCAATATAGCTAAGACCACCAAATTTACATACATACAAGCTATATTAAAGGGCGAAGCGTTAAAAGTGGTCTGTAATTTAACATTGTCAGATGATGGCTATGATAAGGAGTACAGCTCCTTAAAGAAAATTATGCTGAACCAGAATGAGGTATCAGACTTTTAA